The following proteins are co-located in the Pedobacter frigiditerrae genome:
- a CDS encoding HAMP domain-containing sensor histidine kinase produces MKKSLLIFYFLLFYAMLEMFWWGTVVIKLQPDRMAMVMGEGSVFLFLLCVGAYFIHASIKKEDKLHERQQNFLLSVTHELKSPLAAIKLSIETIVKRDLDKEQQSKLLRNSLKDIERLDDLVENMLLATKIESRTYSFPKEEFDLSELVTRITDRLQVHSCGNQQMINTKIDNNIKVMGDKFALSSVVTNLVENAVKYSGPCAEIAVSLCQNDGKPFLTVSDKGPGIPDDEKMLIFDKFYRVGDENVRKSKGTGLGLFIVKEVLQNHDADISVKDNTPQGAIFEVTFN; encoded by the coding sequence ATGAAGAAATCACTGCTCATATTTTATTTCCTTTTGTTCTATGCCATGCTAGAAATGTTTTGGTGGGGAACAGTTGTGATAAAATTACAACCAGACCGTATGGCAATGGTGATGGGAGAGGGTTCTGTTTTCTTGTTTTTACTTTGCGTAGGCGCTTATTTTATTCATGCATCCATTAAAAAGGAAGATAAATTACATGAAAGACAGCAAAATTTCTTATTGTCTGTAACTCACGAATTGAAATCGCCTTTGGCTGCTATTAAACTTTCTATAGAAACCATCGTAAAACGAGATTTAGACAAGGAACAACAATCTAAATTATTGCGAAACTCGCTAAAAGATATTGAGCGTTTAGATGATTTAGTAGAAAATATGTTATTGGCAACAAAGATTGAAAGTCGTACTTATTCGTTCCCTAAGGAAGAGTTTGATTTATCTGAATTGGTAACAAGAATTACGGATAGATTGCAGGTTCACTCTTGTGGTAACCAGCAAATGATTAATACTAAAATTGATAATAATATAAAGGTAATGGGTGATAAATTTGCTTTATCATCGGTAGTTACCAATTTGGTAGAAAATGCTGTTAAATATTCTGGTCCTTGTGCCGAAATAGCAGTAAGTCTCTGTCAAAATGACGGTAAGCCGTTTTTAACGGTTTCTGATAAAGGTCCGGGCATTCCGGATGATGAAAAAATGCTTATTTTCGATAAATTTTATCGTGTAGGAGATGAAAATGTGCGTAAATCTAAAGGCACTGGACTTGGCTTGTTTATTGTTAAAGAGGTATTACAAAACCACGACGCTGATATTAGCGTTAAAGATAACACACCGCAAGGTGCAATTTTTGAAGTAACATTTAACTGA
- a CDS encoding response regulator transcription factor codes for MPQKLRILLVEDEDHLLDAIKLNLELEGYKVHAVKDGKTALKVFKEERFNLIILDVMLPEMDGFQVCETIRLENTEVPILFLTAKNTSEDRVMGLKKGADDYLVKPFNLEELILRVGILVKRSLKADDLKELNSYKIGDKTIYFNSFELKQDDGVVVPLTKKETMLLKLLIERKNEAVSREQILETVWNYDVYPSTRTIDNFILTFRKYFEPDQKNPVYFHSIRGVGYKFTDSTH; via the coding sequence ATGCCACAGAAATTAAGAATACTATTGGTAGAAGATGAGGATCACTTATTAGATGCCATCAAATTAAACCTCGAACTAGAGGGTTACAAAGTTCACGCTGTTAAAGACGGTAAAACTGCATTAAAAGTTTTTAAGGAAGAAAGATTTAACTTAATCATTTTAGATGTAATGTTACCTGAAATGGATGGTTTCCAGGTTTGTGAAACTATTCGTTTAGAAAATACTGAAGTTCCTATTTTGTTTTTAACGGCTAAGAATACTAGCGAAGACCGTGTAATGGGTCTTAAAAAAGGAGCTGACGATTATTTGGTAAAACCTTTCAACTTAGAAGAATTAATTCTACGTGTTGGAATTTTAGTAAAACGTAGCTTAAAAGCAGACGATTTAAAAGAATTAAACTCTTATAAAATCGGCGATAAAACTATCTATTTTAACTCTTTTGAATTAAAACAAGATGATGGTGTTGTTGTGCCTTTAACTAAAAAGGAAACTATGCTATTGAAGTTGTTAATTGAGCGTAAAAACGAAGCTGTTTCTCGTGAACAAATCTTAGAAACAGTTTGGAATTACGACGTATACCCTTCAACAAGAACTATAGATAACTTTATTTTAACGTTCCGTAAGTATTTCGAGCCAGACCAAAAAAATCCAGTTTATTTTCACTCGATTAGAGGTGTAGGTTATAAATTTACAGATAGCACACATTAA
- the hemE gene encoding uroporphyrinogen decarboxylase, with translation MKNNLFLDAANSKATERPPVWMMRQAGRFMPQYWEIKNKYSFLEMCKNPEIAADVTMLPVDLLGIDAAILFCDILVTGEAMGGDLSFTQGVGPKFANPVRTAADIDKLEVDVVDRLEYVADAIKVIQQRLDDSIPLIGFAGAPFTVMSYLVEGGSSKDFKLTKLLMHNHPELAHRLLAKIAKVTTDYLNLQIAAGVNAVQLFDSWALALSWNDYQEFSHQYNQQIIAGLNRTNVPVISFCKGSSVFAPIMAEAKPDVISVDWNADLLNIKNALPAGIAVQGNLDPHILYADQPVIKKHIHQLFERMRGTEGFIFNLGHGIMPDIPFDNVKYAIEVVKEFKY, from the coding sequence ATGAAGAACAACTTATTTTTAGACGCTGCAAATTCAAAAGCTACAGAACGCCCACCAGTATGGATGATGCGCCAAGCTGGTCGTTTTATGCCACAATATTGGGAAATTAAAAACAAATATTCGTTTTTAGAAATGTGCAAAAACCCAGAAATTGCCGCTGATGTGACCATGTTGCCAGTTGATTTGTTGGGTATTGATGCGGCGATTTTATTTTGCGATATTTTGGTAACTGGCGAAGCAATGGGTGGCGATTTAAGTTTTACTCAAGGTGTTGGTCCAAAATTCGCTAATCCAGTTCGTACAGCTGCTGATATTGATAAATTAGAAGTTGATGTTGTAGATAGATTAGAATATGTTGCTGATGCGATTAAAGTAATTCAACAACGTTTGGATGACAGTATTCCTTTGATAGGTTTTGCTGGTGCTCCTTTTACAGTAATGAGTTATTTGGTTGAAGGCGGTTCTTCAAAAGATTTTAAGTTAACCAAGTTGTTAATGCACAATCACCCAGAATTAGCGCACCGTTTATTAGCTAAAATAGCCAAGGTAACAACCGATTATTTGAACCTACAAATTGCGGCGGGTGTTAATGCTGTGCAGTTATTTGATAGCTGGGCTTTAGCTTTATCATGGAATGATTATCAAGAATTTTCTCACCAATATAACCAACAAATCATTGCTGGTTTAAACAGAACAAATGTTCCAGTGATTTCTTTCTGTAAAGGAAGCTCTGTTTTTGCGCCAATTATGGCAGAAGCAAAACCAGATGTAATTTCGGTTGATTGGAATGCAGATTTATTGAACATTAAAAATGCTTTACCAGCGGGAATTGCGGTTCAAGGTAATTTAGACCCGCATATTTTATACGCTGACCAACCAGTTATCAAAAAACACATTCATCAATTATTTGAAAGAATGCGTGGTACCGAAGGGTTTATCTTTAACTTAGGTCATGGCATTATGCCCGATATTCCTTTTGATAACGTGAAATATGCGATTGAGGTAGTTAAAGAATTTAAATATTAG
- a CDS encoding type II toxin-antitoxin system YafQ family toxin has translation MFILKATRQFDRDIALMKKRSAKNDLLIKSFLKLLQANGAKGIPEKNKPHKLKGNYVGNWEAHIKPDMLIIWFEITEEKEITLLRLGSHSDLF, from the coding sequence ATGTTTATTCTAAAGGCCACCAGGCAATTCGATAGAGATATTGCTTTAATGAAAAAGCGTTCTGCAAAGAATGATTTACTAATAAAGTCTTTTTTAAAGTTGCTTCAGGCCAATGGAGCTAAAGGTATCCCTGAAAAGAATAAACCACATAAACTAAAAGGTAATTACGTTGGGAATTGGGAAGCACATATAAAGCCCGATATGTTAATTATTTGGTTTGAAATAACCGAAGAAAAAGAAATTACTTTGCTTAGACTAGGCTCTCATTCTGATTTATTTTAA
- a CDS encoding CopD family protein, whose translation MNDYYQYFLAVHIIFVVSWMAGLFYGVRLFIYHTEANDRPELEKNILQKEFTKIEGRLWNIITIPAMCLTVLAGATMLYTRPVLLELPWMHVKLGFVALLLLYHFICQNIMKQLRNGIFKYSSNQLRLWNEVATILLVAIVFTVMLKSAVDWVYGLVGLIIFSAIIMMAVKIYKRYREKKGE comes from the coding sequence ATGAACGATTACTATCAATACTTTTTAGCGGTTCACATCATCTTTGTAGTAAGTTGGATGGCTGGATTGTTTTATGGTGTTCGTTTATTCATTTATCATACCGAAGCTAACGACAGGCCAGAATTAGAAAAGAACATCCTTCAGAAAGAATTCACAAAAATTGAAGGTCGTTTGTGGAATATCATTACCATTCCAGCAATGTGCCTAACGGTTTTGGCAGGAGCAACGATGCTTTATACTCGTCCTGTCTTATTAGAGTTGCCTTGGATGCATGTTAAACTTGGCTTTGTTGCTTTGCTACTTTTATACCATTTTATTTGCCAAAATATCATGAAACAGTTGAGAAATGGAATATTTAAGTATTCTTCTAATCAATTGCGTTTATGGAATGAAGTGGCCACGATTTTATTGGTTGCCATTGTATTTACGGTGATGCTGAAAAGCGCAGTGGATTGGGTTTATGGTCTCGTAGGACTAATTATTTTTTCTGCAATTATCATGATGGCTGTAAAGATTTACAAAAGATATAGAGAGAAAAAGGGAGAGTAA
- a CDS encoding sigma-70 family RNA polymerase sigma factor: MKVTRTYTIDDLLEGCKAGDRKMQEMLYKLTASKMLAVCMRYAKDRMEAEDVLQMGYVKIFQKVKEYRGDGSFEGWIRRIMVNTAIESYRKNLRSLSIVPIEDAYEQPSQGFDFSSLGMQDLMKVIQKLADGYRMVFNMYIIEGYSHKEIAETLGISEGASKSQLSRARAILQQEIIKMEGFGYATHAG; this comes from the coding sequence ATGAAGGTGACTAGAACATATACGATTGATGACCTACTGGAAGGCTGCAAAGCTGGCGACAGGAAGATGCAAGAAATGCTTTATAAGCTAACTGCATCAAAAATGTTGGCCGTTTGTATGCGCTACGCCAAAGACCGTATGGAAGCCGAAGATGTATTACAAATGGGATACGTTAAAATTTTCCAGAAAGTTAAGGAATACCGTGGCGATGGCTCTTTTGAAGGTTGGATTAGGAGAATAATGGTAAATACCGCAATTGAAAGTTACAGAAAGAATTTACGCTCTTTAAGTATTGTGCCAATTGAAGATGCTTACGAGCAGCCATCGCAAGGATTCGATTTCAGCAGCTTAGGTATGCAGGATTTAATGAAAGTGATACAAAAACTGGCTGATGGATATCGCATGGTATTTAACATGTACATTATAGAAGGTTACTCGCACAAAGAAATTGCAGAAACATTGGGCATCTCGGAAGGTGCTAGCAAATCTCAATTAAGTAGAGCGAGGGCAATATTGCAACAAGAAATTATTAAAATGGAGGGCTTTGGTTATGCAACACATGCCGGATAA
- a CDS encoding outer membrane beta-barrel protein: MRRSILTAVLVSGLTVLAALGASAQQDSVKRKKFDINYGVGITIGEKKDSTGRIDQSKGRFVGGITFTRLDIGFSKLIDNGSFSLSPQNDFLDYKAGKTSHLSFDVIQMGYRFNTNFKIYVAGGFDWTHIRLKDNITMQKNMPELTYVTEPIQFSKNRFSSSYVHVPLNFELRTKESHKGRRWYFVVGPEIAFLLNGKVKQISDEHGKVKIKDDYNFAPFRYGGTVRMGTNGLAIFAKYYASDMFDSAPQKGVKNMAFGLTFGIN, translated from the coding sequence ATGAGACGTTCAATATTAACAGCAGTTTTGGTAAGCGGACTTACCGTTCTGGCAGCATTAGGTGCAAGCGCACAACAAGATAGTGTAAAACGTAAAAAATTTGATATCAACTATGGTGTTGGTATTACAATTGGAGAAAAGAAAGACAGTACTGGTAGAATAGACCAAAGTAAAGGCCGTTTTGTTGGAGGAATTACCTTTACTCGTTTAGATATCGGTTTCTCTAAATTAATTGACAACGGAAGTTTTTCTTTATCACCACAAAACGATTTCTTAGATTACAAAGCTGGAAAAACTAGTCACCTTTCATTTGATGTAATCCAAATGGGATATAGATTTAACACCAACTTTAAAATCTATGTAGCTGGTGGTTTCGACTGGACTCATATCCGTTTGAAAGACAACATTACCATGCAAAAAAATATGCCTGAACTAACCTACGTTACAGAGCCAATTCAATTCAGCAAAAACCGTTTCTCTAGCAGCTATGTTCACGTTCCTTTGAACTTCGAATTGAGAACCAAAGAAAGTCATAAAGGTAGACGCTGGTATTTCGTTGTAGGTCCAGAAATTGCCTTCTTGTTAAATGGTAAAGTAAAACAAATTAGCGATGAGCATGGAAAAGTGAAAATTAAAGATGATTATAACTTCGCTCCATTCCGTTATGGAGGTACAGTTAGAATGGGTACTAATGGATTAGCTATTTTTGCTAAATACTATGCAAGCGATATGTTTGATAGTGCACCACAAAAAGGAGTCAAAAATATGGCATTCGGCTTAACTTTTGGAATTAACTAG
- a CDS encoding PIN domain-containing protein: protein MSNILIDSDIILDSLLNRQPFSAASSKVLALCESKNINGFVTGIMISNIHYLLKKEHSSQLILEAIKQLLVFLDVLVIDKGIILRAIDSKFSDFEDALQNYSAESYGSITTVITRNIKDYRKSNLSILTPEMFLKTL, encoded by the coding sequence ATGAGTAATATCTTAATTGATTCAGATATCATCTTAGATTCATTATTAAATAGGCAACCTTTTTCTGCTGCTTCTTCCAAAGTCTTAGCCCTTTGTGAAAGCAAAAATATTAATGGTTTTGTAACTGGAATTATGATTTCTAACATCCATTATCTTTTAAAAAAAGAACATAGTTCACAGCTTATTTTAGAAGCCATTAAACAACTACTGGTATTTTTAGATGTGCTAGTAATTGATAAAGGTATAATCTTGAGAGCAATAGATTCCAAATTTTCAGATTTTGAAGATGCATTACAAAACTATTCGGCTGAAAGCTACGGTTCAATTACTACAGTAATAACAAGAAATATAAAGGATTACAGGAAAAGTAATTTAAGTATTCTAACTCCAGAGATGTTTCTTAAAACATTGTAA
- a CDS encoding DUF6364 family protein — MNTKLTLTIDKSVIERAKAYAGKQGRSLSSMVENYLKAVTNKEENIAIEGELSPIVKSLVGSFKMPKDFDYKKEITKMRDEKYQKYLDSGNE, encoded by the coding sequence ATGAACACGAAACTCACCTTAACAATTGATAAATCTGTAATAGAAAGGGCAAAGGCTTATGCTGGCAAACAAGGCAGAAGTTTATCATCAATGGTAGAAAATTATTTAAAGGCTGTAACTAATAAAGAAGAAAATATTGCAATAGAAGGCGAATTAAGTCCTATTGTAAAATCATTAGTTGGATCTTTTAAAATGCCAAAGGATTTTGACTACAAAAAGGAAATTACAAAAATGAGAGATGAAAAATATCAAAAATATTTAGATTCAGGCAATGAGTAA
- a CDS encoding ABC transporter ATP-binding protein has protein sequence MNEQIITVSNLTKQYQETQVSGISNISFSIKRGDIVAIIGESGSGKSTLLKCIYGLLKPDEGEILLNGKRVLGPDEQLIPGNAEMKMVTQDFSLNIYAKVYDNIASMLSNTDVAAKQAKTLEMMERLHITKLKDKKITELSGGEQQRVAIAKALISDTKVLLLDEPFSQVDSLLKNQLRADIKRLAKETGLTIILVSHDPTDGLFLADQLLILKQGQLLQNDNPETIYQNPSHLYTAKILGNAVILDAEQATQLGLKTEKQNVVFYPEWVELKSNWNSRRFEVKEVYYKGFYDELLLERNGVKIRALQLNSGEHKKNDHVQANIGRFLEF, from the coding sequence GTGAACGAGCAAATAATCACCGTTAGTAATTTAACAAAACAATACCAAGAAACACAAGTGTCTGGTATCTCAAACATCAGTTTTTCTATCAAAAGAGGAGATATTGTTGCCATTATTGGCGAAAGTGGCAGTGGTAAATCAACTTTGTTAAAATGTATTTATGGTTTGCTTAAACCAGATGAAGGCGAAATTCTATTAAACGGTAAAAGGGTTTTAGGACCAGATGAACAATTGATTCCAGGCAATGCCGAAATGAAAATGGTTACCCAAGATTTCTCTTTAAATATTTATGCTAAGGTTTATGATAACATAGCTTCGATGTTATCTAACACAGATGTTGCTGCCAAACAGGCTAAAACTTTAGAGATGATGGAGCGTTTGCACATCACCAAGTTAAAAGATAAAAAGATTACTGAATTAAGTGGGGGAGAACAACAACGAGTTGCAATTGCAAAAGCTTTAATTAGTGATACCAAGGTTTTATTGTTAGATGAGCCATTTAGTCAGGTAGATTCGTTATTAAAAAACCAGTTACGTGCAGATATTAAACGTTTGGCAAAAGAAACCGGACTAACCATTATCTTGGTTTCTCACGACCCAACCGATGGTTTATTTTTGGCCGACCAGTTATTAATCCTAAAACAAGGGCAGCTTTTACAAAACGATAACCCAGAAACTATTTATCAAAATCCATCTCATTTATATACTGCCAAAATATTAGGTAATGCAGTTATTTTAGATGCTGAACAAGCCACACAATTAGGGCTTAAAACTGAAAAACAAAATGTGGTTTTTTATCCAGAATGGGTAGAGTTAAAAAGCAATTGGAATAGTAGACGATTTGAAGTAAAAGAAGTTTATTACAAAGGTTTTTACGATGAACTGTTATTAGAACGAAATGGCGTAAAAATTAGAGCACTACAATTGAATAGTGGTGAGCATAAAAAAAACGACCACGTTCAAGCAAACATTGGTCGTTTTTTAGAGTTTTGA
- the ilvA gene encoding threonine ammonia-lyase IlvA: MSNKYNFDFLAAVERIKNVVNRTPLQYNARLSEKYDCQVYLKREDLQTVRSYKLRGAYNMMSQIPAEHIQNGVVCASAGNHAQGVAYSCKELKIKGTIFMPEITPKQKVNQTTLFGDGWINIVLVGDTFDDCLAEALKFTEENKMTFVPPFDHYHVIEGQGTVGVEILEDLPDTEVVIMPIGGGGLASGTGTYLKETNPNILLIGVEPEGAPSMEAAFKAGRPIKLDQINRFIDGAAVKSVGLLTYPICKEMLDEILLIPEGKVCTSILRLYNEDAIVAEPAGALAVASLDLCASQIKGKKVVCIVSGGNNDIERMQEIKEKSLLFEGLKHYFIVRFPQRPGALKVFVNDVLGPHDDITRFEFIKKTERESGPALVGIELKDREDYAGLVERMKAFKFEIIELNQDQTLFEYLV; this comes from the coding sequence ATGTCTAACAAGTATAACTTTGATTTTTTAGCAGCCGTAGAGCGCATTAAAAATGTAGTTAATCGCACACCGCTACAATATAACGCCCGACTTTCTGAAAAATACGATTGTCAGGTTTATTTGAAACGTGAAGACCTGCAGACGGTAAGGTCTTACAAACTACGTGGCGCTTATAATATGATGAGCCAAATTCCTGCTGAGCACATTCAGAATGGAGTGGTTTGTGCAAGTGCAGGAAACCATGCGCAAGGCGTGGCTTATTCTTGTAAAGAACTCAAAATCAAGGGCACTATTTTTATGCCCGAAATCACCCCGAAACAAAAGGTTAATCAGACTACGTTATTTGGCGATGGCTGGATAAACATTGTTTTAGTTGGCGATACTTTTGATGATTGTTTGGCTGAGGCTTTAAAATTTACCGAAGAAAACAAGATGACCTTCGTTCCTCCGTTTGATCATTACCACGTAATTGAAGGACAAGGGACAGTTGGTGTAGAAATCTTAGAAGATTTACCAGATACTGAAGTTGTAATTATGCCAATTGGTGGTGGTGGCTTAGCTTCTGGAACAGGAACTTATTTAAAAGAGACCAATCCTAATATTTTATTAATTGGTGTTGAACCTGAAGGTGCTCCATCTATGGAAGCCGCTTTTAAAGCTGGCAGACCAATTAAGCTAGACCAAATCAATCGTTTTATTGATGGTGCGGCCGTTAAGTCGGTAGGCTTGTTAACCTATCCTATCTGCAAAGAAATGTTAGATGAGATTTTATTAATCCCAGAGGGAAAAGTTTGTACTAGCATTTTAAGACTCTACAATGAAGATGCGATTGTTGCGGAACCAGCAGGTGCATTGGCGGTGGCTTCTTTAGATTTATGTGCTTCACAAATTAAAGGCAAAAAAGTAGTTTGCATTGTTAGTGGAGGTAATAATGACATCGAGCGAATGCAGGAAATTAAGGAAAAATCGCTACTTTTTGAAGGATTGAAACATTACTTCATTGTTCGTTTCCCACAACGACCAGGTGCTTTAAAAGTTTTTGTTAATGATGTTTTAGGTCCTCACGATGATATTACACGTTTTGAATTCATTAAAAAGACAGAACGAGAAAGCGGCCCAGCTCTAGTTGGCATTGAATTAAAAGACCGTGAGGATTACGCAGGTTTAGTTGAAAGAATGAAAGCTTTCAAATTTGAAATAATTGAGTTAAACCAAGACCAGACTTTATTTGAGTATTTGGTGTAG
- the leuB gene encoding 3-isopropylmalate dehydrogenase, translating into MKLNIALLAGDGIGPEVIDQAVKVSNAIAKKFNHEIVWTAGITGAAAIDEVGEPYPDATHEICMAADAVLFGAIGHPRFDNDPKATVRPEQGLLKMRQKLGLFANVRPTFTFPSLIDNSPLKRERIEGTDLIILRELTGGIYFGERGRKDNGNTAFDTCTYTRAEIQRLAKLGFEMAMTRSKKLCCVDKANVLESSRLWRETVQDMEKDYPEVTVSYEFVDAVAMRLVQWPSSYDVLITENLFGDILTDEASVISGSMGLMPSSSIGVHTSLFEPIHGSYPQAAGKDIANPLATVLSAAMMFEDAFGLKEEAELIRAVVNKSLAEGIVTEDLSGTNKAYKTSEVGDWLAKNI; encoded by the coding sequence ATGAAACTTAATATTGCGCTTTTAGCAGGAGATGGAATCGGACCAGAAGTTATAGATCAGGCCGTAAAAGTATCAAATGCAATTGCAAAGAAATTTAATCACGAAATTGTGTGGACTGCAGGTATTACTGGAGCAGCAGCTATAGATGAAGTTGGAGAACCTTATCCAGATGCTACCCACGAAATCTGTATGGCAGCGGATGCTGTACTTTTTGGAGCAATTGGCCATCCTCGTTTTGATAATGACCCAAAAGCAACCGTTCGCCCTGAACAAGGTTTGTTAAAAATGCGCCAGAAATTAGGCTTATTTGCTAATGTTCGTCCAACTTTTACTTTTCCATCCTTAATTGATAACTCTCCGTTAAAAAGAGAGCGAATTGAGGGAACAGATTTAATTATTTTAAGAGAATTGACTGGTGGAATTTACTTTGGTGAAAGAGGTAGAAAAGATAACGGAAATACCGCTTTTGATACTTGTACCTATACACGTGCAGAGATTCAGCGTTTAGCGAAGTTAGGCTTTGAAATGGCGATGACCAGAAGCAAAAAACTTTGTTGTGTAGATAAAGCTAATGTGCTTGAATCGTCACGCTTATGGAGAGAAACTGTTCAGGATATGGAAAAAGACTATCCAGAAGTTACGGTAAGCTACGAATTTGTTGATGCTGTTGCGATGCGTTTGGTACAATGGCCAAGCTCGTATGATGTATTGATTACTGAAAATCTTTTTGGTGATATTTTAACTGATGAAGCTTCTGTAATTTCAGGTTCGATGGGCCTAATGCCATCTTCATCAATTGGTGTGCATACTTCACTTTTTGAACCTATTCACGGTTCATACCCACAAGCTGCAGGAAAAGACATCGCCAATCCATTGGCTACAGTTTTATCGGCAGCAATGATGTTTGAAGATGCTTTCGGATTAAAGGAAGAAGCAGAATTGATTAGGGCTGTTGTAAACAAATCTTTAGCAGAAGGTATTGTTACAGAGGATTTATCTGGAACAAATAAAGCTTACAAAACCTCTGAAGTTGGTGATTGGTTAGCTAAAAATATATAA
- a CDS encoding alpha-isopropylmalate synthase regulatory domain-containing protein, whose product MEKRKIEIMDTTLRDGEQTSGVSFSISEKLTISQLLIEELLVDRVEVASARVSDGEFQAVKAITNWAEANGHINRIEVLSFVDNGVSIDWMINAGVKVQNLLTKGSLNHLTYQLKKTPEQHFTEIKYVIELAAANGIATNVYLEDWSNGMRNSPEYVIQFLDFLVTQKIERILLPDTLGILTPAETTQFISGLLKKYPTIHFDFHAHNDYDLGTANVLEAVKVGIHGLHLTVNGMGERAGNAALASVIAVIKDFAPEVDVSVNESSIYKVSKLVETFSGVRIPTNKPVVGDNVFTQTAGIHADGDNKNNLYFNDLLPERFGRKRQYALGKTSGKANIEKNLLELGLRLNDEDLKKVTQRVIELGDRKETVTKEDLPYIISDVLDSSLYEEKVKVDSYVLTNSMGLRPSATIAVTIEGEQFEENAQGDGQYDAFMIALTKVYGKKQLSLPKLIDYAVRIAPGSNSDALCETIITWEIPTKIFITRGLDSDQTVSAIKATQKMLNII is encoded by the coding sequence ATGGAAAAAAGAAAAATAGAAATCATGGATACTACACTTCGAGATGGAGAACAAACATCTGGAGTATCGTTTTCCATTTCCGAAAAGTTAACGATTAGTCAACTACTCATCGAGGAATTACTTGTAGATCGCGTAGAAGTTGCCTCTGCTCGTGTATCTGATGGCGAGTTTCAAGCGGTTAAAGCAATTACAAATTGGGCAGAAGCAAATGGACATATCAATCGCATTGAAGTTCTTTCTTTTGTTGATAATGGCGTGTCTATCGATTGGATGATCAATGCTGGTGTAAAGGTTCAAAATTTACTCACTAAAGGTTCATTAAATCACCTCACCTATCAACTTAAAAAAACGCCTGAGCAACACTTTACCGAAATTAAATATGTAATTGAATTAGCAGCCGCTAACGGCATCGCAACCAATGTATATTTGGAAGATTGGAGTAATGGAATGCGTAATTCTCCTGAATATGTTATTCAGTTTCTAGATTTTTTAGTTACCCAAAAAATTGAGCGTATTCTATTACCTGATACACTGGGGATTTTAACTCCTGCAGAAACTACTCAATTTATTAGTGGCCTGTTAAAAAAATATCCAACCATTCATTTTGATTTTCATGCGCACAACGATTACGATTTAGGTACAGCAAATGTACTAGAAGCAGTGAAAGTTGGCATACATGGTTTACACCTTACCGTAAATGGGATGGGTGAAAGAGCTGGAAATGCAGCTTTAGCAAGTGTAATTGCAGTAATTAAGGATTTTGCACCAGAGGTTGATGTGAGTGTAAATGAATCATCAATTTACAAGGTAAGCAAATTGGTAGAAACATTCTCTGGTGTTAGAATTCCAACTAACAAACCTGTGGTAGGCGACAATGTATTTACCCAAACAGCAGGCATTCATGCTGATGGTGACAATAAAAACAACCTTTATTTTAACGATTTGCTTCCAGAGCGTTTTGGGAGAAAAAGGCAATATGCTTTAGGCAAAACATCGGGAAAGGCAAACATAGAAAAGAATCTTTTAGAGCTGGGCTTAAGACTGAACGATGAAGATTTGAAAAAAGTTACGCAAAGAGTAATTGAACTTGGCGATAGAAAAGAAACTGTAACCAAAGAAGATTTGCCTTATATTATTTCAGATGTACTCGATAGTAGTTTATACGAAGAAAAAGTAAAAGTTGACTCTTATGTATTGACAAATTCGATGGGTTTAAGACCTTCGGCAACAATTGCAGTAACAATTGAAGGTGAGCAATTTGAAGAAAATGCACAAGGTGATGGGCAATATGATGCTTTTATGATTGCCTTAACAAAGGTGTATGGCAAAAAACAGCTAAGTTTACCTAAATTAATTGACTATGCCGTAAGGATAGCACCAGGCAGTAATTCAGATGCTTTATGCGAAACAATTATCACATGGGAAATACCAACTAAAATATTTATTACAAGAGGATTAGACTCAGATCAAACTGTTTCAGCGATCAAGGCTACCCAGAAAATGCTGAACATCATTTAA